Proteins from a genomic interval of Desulfofustis limnaeus:
- the pabB gene encoding aminodeoxychorismate synthase component I: protein MIGRPLSDERISALLDHYAEDQHFLLLDTAKPDADNYQSLLFINPVDRLVCRSPADRPAFLKRMQSRLDRGEFLAGWFAYEFFGEGPHLRSRPEPAIYAEFGVYPPPLVHDHRHEGESFPGADSFPTAATYQLSDLAPNLTGEEYCRAIRRILDYIAAGDTYQVNYTCKMHFRLHGSITRFYRDLRRSQPVPYGCFQKSGDRYILSFSPELFFRAGAGRIIARPMKGTAKRGRSLDEDQRLAELLRTDIKNRSENVMIVDLLRNDLSRLLEGMGGGRVAVPSLFDVERYQTVLQMTSTVTAGYARTAGPTPDELIRALFPCGSVTGAPKIRTMEIIRELEHEPRGVYTGAIGYFSPDGGAVFNVPIRTVAIDGERGEMGIGSGIVADSDPEDEWRECLLKARFLTNPLPDFELVETMLYQPVGGYLFFDDHLQRLSRSAEYYGFTYDAGEASVALAAHGPTVERASWHRVRLTLARHGAITITSRPCAQPAALALPDPATAAGAPIVTVGLAGEPVDSANPWLFHKTTHRPQYERALKSAQADNLFDLVFCNERDELTEGCISNIFVLIDGCYLTPPESSGLLAGVMRNRLLTAPGPVPVREQVLTRADLLRARRIVVCNSVRGVQTARLQLPEPI from the coding sequence ATGATCGGCAGGCCGCTTTCCGATGAGCGCATCAGCGCTCTTCTTGACCACTATGCCGAAGACCAGCACTTCCTGCTGCTCGACACGGCGAAACCGGATGCGGACAACTATCAATCGTTGTTGTTTATCAATCCGGTCGACCGCCTGGTCTGTCGTTCGCCAGCTGATCGCCCCGCGTTTTTAAAGCGGATGCAGTCCCGGCTCGATCGGGGAGAGTTCCTGGCCGGGTGGTTTGCCTATGAGTTTTTCGGCGAAGGCCCCCACCTCAGGTCGCGTCCCGAGCCGGCGATATATGCCGAATTCGGCGTATATCCGCCGCCGCTGGTGCACGATCACCGGCATGAAGGCGAGTCGTTTCCCGGGGCGGATTCCTTCCCGACTGCGGCGACCTACCAGCTCAGCGATCTGGCGCCGAATCTGACCGGTGAAGAGTATTGTCGGGCGATTCGCCGGATTTTGGACTATATCGCCGCCGGTGACACCTATCAGGTGAATTACACCTGCAAGATGCATTTTCGTCTACACGGCTCCATCACCCGCTTCTACCGCGATCTGCGACGCAGCCAGCCGGTGCCGTATGGTTGTTTCCAGAAAAGCGGCGACCGGTATATCCTGTCCTTTTCTCCGGAGCTGTTTTTCCGTGCCGGAGCAGGCCGCATCATTGCCCGGCCGATGAAAGGGACCGCCAAACGGGGACGTTCCCTGGATGAGGATCAGCGACTGGCCGAGCTACTCCGTACCGACATCAAGAACCGCAGCGAGAACGTGATGATCGTCGACCTGCTGCGCAACGACCTGTCCCGGTTGCTCGAAGGGATGGGAGGAGGACGGGTCGCGGTGCCGTCCCTGTTCGATGTGGAGCGGTATCAGACGGTCCTGCAGATGACCTCGACCGTTACCGCCGGTTATGCGAGGACGGCGGGACCGACGCCCGACGAGCTCATTCGGGCGCTTTTCCCCTGCGGTTCGGTAACCGGTGCGCCGAAGATCAGAACCATGGAGATCATCCGGGAATTGGAGCACGAACCGCGCGGCGTATACACCGGGGCCATCGGCTATTTTTCCCCGGACGGGGGGGCGGTCTTCAATGTCCCGATCAGGACGGTGGCAATCGACGGAGAACGGGGTGAGATGGGCATTGGCTCGGGAATCGTCGCCGATTCCGATCCCGAGGACGAATGGCGGGAGTGTCTTCTCAAGGCCCGCTTTCTGACCAATCCCCTGCCGGACTTCGAGTTGGTGGAGACGATGCTCTATCAGCCTGTCGGGGGGTATCTGTTTTTCGACGATCATCTGCAGCGCTTGTCGCGTTCCGCCGAGTACTACGGCTTCACCTATGACGCCGGGGAGGCGTCGGTAGCCTTGGCCGCCCATGGCCCAACGGTAGAGCGTGCTTCCTGGCACCGGGTCAGGCTGACCCTGGCCCGGCACGGTGCGATCACCATCACTTCCCGGCCGTGTGCCCAGCCGGCAGCGCTGGCGCTGCCCGATCCGGCAACGGCGGCCGGCGCACCGATCGTCACCGTCGGCCTGGCCGGCGAGCCGGTCGATTCAGCCAATCCCTGGCTTTTTCACAAGACAACCCACCGGCCGCAGTATGAGCGGGCCCTGAAGTCGGCCCAGGCCGACAATCTGTTCGATCTGGTGTTCTGTAACGAGCGTGACGAACTCACGGAAGGGTGCATCAGTAACATCTTTGTGCTGATCGATGGGTGTTACCTGACGCCGCCCGAGTCTTCCGGGCTGCTGGCCGGCGTGATGCGCAATCGATTGTTGACTGCCCCGGGTCCGGTGCCGGTTCGGGAGCAGGTGCTCACGCGTGCCGATCTGCTGCGTGCTCGGCGGATCGTTGTCTGCAATTCGGTCCGCGGTGTGCAGACCGCTCGCCTACAGCTGCCTGAGCCGATATAA
- a CDS encoding HP0495 family protein — protein sequence MRKPTQPTPFIQTAKPDISYPCQWEYLVIGTDEQRLTEIIVTACAPMAPIIGRSKSSSGGRYCSLKAVLEVDSEQMRLEIFTRISEHPDVKMVI from the coding sequence ATGCGGAAGCCAACCCAGCCGACACCGTTCATACAAACCGCCAAACCGGATATCTCCTACCCGTGTCAGTGGGAATACCTGGTCATCGGCACTGATGAGCAACGCTTGACCGAGATCATTGTTACCGCCTGCGCGCCCATGGCTCCGATCATCGGCAGATCAAAGAGCAGCTCCGGCGGCCGATACTGCAGTCTCAAGGCGGTTCTCGAGGTCGACAGCGAGCAGATGCGCCTGGAAATCTTCACCCGGATCAGCGAGCATCCGGACGTCAAAATGGTTATCTGA
- a CDS encoding hybrid sensor histidine kinase/response regulator, with product MAESLSFPQELVDAIPIPLFFLDMNGGFLGSNQAFRRFVGKSDDEVRREGVYRLLAGDQAERFEQLDRVLVANGVIQPFENHAFGAGGRRFHVIFRKTLVHDSGGEASGIVTTMVDLTDLKAVEEALIASESQKKAILDGFPGMIALFDRNLAAIWVNDTVRRSVGMPIGRLCHEIICKNDTQCNDCAVPKSIRTGEVKIGIQRIEQSDSITPLFFEIIGTPVKNGAGVVESVIVIARDVTERFKLEKQLRHAQKMEAIGTLAGGIAHDFNNVLTPIMGYAEILKLKMQQKGLADEAMNEYLGEILRAGRRAKGLVEQILAFSRNTEQKESPQLLHPIVKEVVKLLRSTLPATIQIKQDIDEKCGPVRVDPVQIHQVLINLCTNSADAIGENHGVLTVVLRRARGQGSEDEWVELSIGDTGCGMKRELRDRIFEPYFTTKEKGRGTGMGLALVHSIISRHDGRIEVESEEGNGTLFRILLPVAAQQKSTLDKIVKPEQLAGGDGRIMLVDDEQQVAQVTAELLRSLGYQVSGWTSSVEALKHFQENPEGYDLVLTDLTMPQMTGTEMSAQIKKIRPEMPIILFTGYSERLSREAAVDAGIDEYCMKPVALRELAHTVSRLLAHRS from the coding sequence ATGGCTGAATCTTTGAGCTTTCCCCAAGAACTGGTTGATGCCATCCCGATCCCTTTGTTCTTTCTCGACATGAACGGGGGCTTTCTTGGCTCCAACCAGGCGTTCAGGCGGTTCGTCGGCAAGTCGGACGACGAGGTCCGCCGGGAGGGCGTGTATCGGTTGCTGGCCGGGGACCAGGCCGAGCGCTTCGAGCAGCTGGATCGGGTGCTGGTGGCCAATGGCGTTATTCAACCCTTTGAAAACCACGCCTTTGGGGCCGGCGGGCGGCGCTTCCATGTGATCTTCCGCAAGACGTTGGTGCACGACAGCGGTGGCGAGGCGTCCGGCATCGTCACCACCATGGTCGATCTAACCGATCTCAAGGCCGTCGAGGAGGCGCTGATCGCCAGTGAATCGCAGAAAAAGGCGATCCTGGATGGTTTTCCGGGGATGATCGCCCTCTTTGACCGGAACCTCGCGGCAATCTGGGTCAACGATACGGTACGGCGTTCGGTGGGCATGCCGATCGGCCGGCTCTGTCATGAGATCATTTGCAAAAACGATACACAATGCAATGATTGCGCCGTGCCCAAGAGCATCCGGACCGGTGAGGTGAAGATCGGTATTCAGCGGATTGAGCAGTCCGATTCGATAACTCCGCTTTTTTTCGAGATCATCGGTACTCCTGTCAAAAATGGGGCCGGAGTGGTCGAGAGTGTTATAGTCATCGCCCGGGACGTGACCGAACGGTTCAAACTGGAAAAACAATTGCGCCATGCCCAGAAGATGGAAGCCATCGGCACGCTGGCGGGGGGGATTGCGCATGATTTCAACAACGTGTTGACCCCGATCATGGGCTATGCGGAGATCCTCAAGCTGAAAATGCAACAGAAGGGTCTCGCCGATGAGGCGATGAATGAATATCTCGGGGAAATCCTTCGGGCCGGCCGGCGGGCCAAGGGTTTAGTGGAACAGATCCTGGCCTTTTCCCGCAACACCGAGCAGAAGGAGAGTCCGCAGCTGCTCCATCCGATCGTCAAAGAAGTGGTCAAGCTGCTGCGCTCAACCCTGCCGGCGACCATCCAGATCAAACAGGACATCGATGAGAAGTGCGGGCCGGTGCGGGTCGATCCGGTGCAGATTCACCAGGTGCTGATCAATCTCTGCACCAACAGCGCCGATGCCATCGGTGAGAACCACGGGGTACTGACCGTGGTCTTGAGAAGGGCCCGGGGGCAGGGCAGTGAGGATGAGTGGGTCGAACTCAGTATCGGCGACACCGGTTGCGGCATGAAGCGTGAGCTGCGCGACCGGATCTTCGAACCGTATTTCACCACTAAGGAGAAGGGACGCGGTACCGGCATGGGGTTGGCCTTGGTACACAGCATCATCAGCCGGCACGACGGCCGCATCGAGGTGGAAAGCGAGGAGGGGAACGGAACGCTTTTTCGTATCCTGCTCCCGGTTGCAGCCCAGCAGAAGAGCACCCTTGACAAGATCGTCAAGCCGGAACAGTTGGCCGGTGGTGATGGCCGAATCATGCTGGTCGATGATGAGCAACAGGTGGCCCAGGTGACCGCCGAACTCCTGCGCAGCCTCGGCTACCAGGTCAGCGGCTGGACGTCATCGGTCGAGGCGCTGAAGCACTTTCAGGAAAACCCGGAAGGATACGACCTGGTCCTGACCGACCTGACCATGCCGCAGATGACCGGCACCGAGATGAGCGCCCAGATCAAGAAGATCCGGCCGGAGATGCCGATTATACTGTTTACCGGATACTCTGAAAGGTTGAGCCGGGAGGCGGCGGTGGATGCCGGTATCGACGAATATTGCATGAAACCGGTGGCCCTTCGCGAACTGGCCCATACCGTCTCCCGCCTTCTTGCACACCGGTCCTGA
- a CDS encoding NINE protein, with translation MQTKPTTHDVLIGYFLWIFGFLGAHRFYYGRQISGTIYFFTLGLLFVGWIIDLFLIPSMNRDADYRFVDGPVNYNIAWLLLTFLGVFGAHRMYCGKWLTGLLYLCTLGLFGVGIIYDFWTLNSQISQINHADRKRAGETG, from the coding sequence ATGCAAACGAAACCCACCACTCATGACGTACTGATCGGCTATTTCCTCTGGATCTTTGGATTTCTCGGCGCCCACCGTTTCTATTACGGCCGTCAGATTTCCGGCACTATCTACTTTTTCACCCTGGGCCTGCTCTTCGTCGGCTGGATAATCGATCTCTTTCTCATTCCTTCGATGAACCGAGACGCCGATTACCGCTTTGTAGACGGACCGGTTAACTACAACATCGCCTGGCTGCTGCTTACCTTCCTCGGGGTCTTCGGAGCTCACCGGATGTACTGCGGCAAGTGGCTGACCGGGCTGCTCTACCTCTGCACCCTCGGCCTGTTCGGCGTGGGAATCATCTACGACTTCTGGACGCTGAACTCGCAGATCAGTCAGATCAACCACGCCGACCGGAAACGGGCCGGCGAAACCGGTTGA
- a CDS encoding glycoside hydrolase family 3 protein: MDLNHQIAALFVIGFSGSQLIASAPIVRDIRESGLGGVVLFSRCLHDPDQPGNIVSPDSLRRLTASLRSLRPDPPLICIDQEGGAVKRLAPANGFPDFPSARQMAAVGIEETGHQAERTAALLADVGITVNFAPVVDIDRVADNPIIGALGRSFGNRAEPVSDHAAAWIRGHRKHGIISCIKHFPGHGSSISDSHLGFVDITGTWHEEELQPYRSLLDLGLVDMVMTGHLFNRRLDPRYPATLSSATVTGLLRCQLGFDGVVISDDLQMQAITEHYRLDEALCLALAAGVDLLLIGNNLMYYPDLLPHCIAAVRSGIERGALTTDQIACAYRRVQNLKKRQRINANETHHS, translated from the coding sequence ATGGACCTCAACCACCAGATCGCCGCCCTTTTCGTCATTGGCTTCAGCGGCTCACAACTCATCGCCTCCGCACCGATCGTTCGCGATATCCGGGAAAGCGGGCTTGGTGGTGTCGTGCTATTCAGTCGCTGCCTGCACGATCCCGATCAACCGGGCAATATCGTGTCTCCCGACAGTCTCCGCCGGTTGACGGCCTCACTTCGGTCCCTCCGCCCTGATCCGCCGCTGATCTGCATCGACCAGGAGGGGGGTGCCGTCAAACGGTTGGCTCCCGCCAACGGTTTTCCGGATTTCCCGTCGGCGCGTCAGATGGCGGCCGTCGGCATCGAGGAGACCGGGCACCAGGCAGAGCGAACCGCAGCCCTGTTGGCCGATGTGGGTATCACGGTCAATTTCGCCCCGGTCGTCGATATCGATCGCGTCGCTGACAACCCGATCATCGGCGCTCTCGGCCGCAGCTTCGGCAACCGGGCAGAACCGGTGAGCGACCATGCCGCCGCCTGGATCAGAGGCCACAGGAAGCACGGAATCATCAGCTGCATCAAGCATTTCCCTGGACACGGCAGCTCCATCTCCGACTCTCATCTCGGTTTCGTCGACATCACCGGAACCTGGCACGAAGAGGAATTGCAGCCGTATCGTTCCCTGCTCGATCTCGGTCTGGTGGACATGGTGATGACTGGCCACCTGTTCAACCGGCGCCTCGACCCCCGTTATCCGGCGACCCTGTCATCAGCCACCGTCACCGGGCTCCTGCGTTGCCAACTCGGATTTGACGGCGTTGTTATCAGCGACGATCTGCAGATGCAGGCTATCACCGAGCACTACCGCCTCGATGAAGCCCTCTGCCTGGCCCTGGCCGCCGGGGTTGACCTCTTGCTGATCGGCAATAATCTGATGTATTATCCAGATCTGTTGCCCCATTGCATCGCTGCCGTGCGCAGCGGTATCGAGCGTGGCGCACTGACCACCGACCAGATCGCTTGCGCCTATCGGCGCGTCCAGAACCTCAAGAAGAGACAACGTATCAATGCAAACGAAACCCACCACTCATGA
- a CDS encoding GGDEF domain-containing protein, whose product MGTSIDRSDLNSLTTSLDELSQVMLELHQLKRQSERLDQMNRLHARLAGVLSVPGMIEAYSVWLMPIVEHELIGYNNNTRGKKHLFCSGHGPNRRRAIAFAEQLIEEGIDAPPVVRSADGQFGHKWIFETVDEAGILLVLKENRELTAEELAIINDSLTILAESLNRGLEYEELFERASTDALTGLSNRRVFERRITSMMDSARRYGNPLTMLSLDLDHFKDINDNLGHQTGDEVLKSVAGVLAAAVRSTDLLVRMGGDEFLLVLDNTNGKQARILAERLVKKIDDLDVWANDSIKLGVSIGLAQMEPGESLRVWLERTDDILYHAKAEGRARVAVA is encoded by the coding sequence ATGGGTACTTCCATAGACCGTTCGGATCTGAACTCGCTGACGACCAGTCTGGATGAATTGAGCCAGGTCATGCTCGAGCTGCATCAATTGAAGCGCCAGTCCGAGCGTCTGGACCAGATGAACCGGTTGCATGCCCGCCTGGCAGGAGTTCTCAGCGTTCCCGGGATGATCGAGGCCTATTCGGTGTGGCTGATGCCGATCGTAGAACACGAGTTGATCGGCTACAACAACAATACCCGAGGCAAGAAACATCTCTTCTGTTCGGGTCATGGGCCGAACCGGCGGCGGGCCATAGCATTTGCCGAACAATTGATAGAAGAGGGAATCGATGCACCGCCCGTGGTCAGGAGCGCCGACGGGCAGTTCGGTCATAAATGGATTTTCGAGACGGTGGACGAAGCCGGTATTCTGCTGGTTCTCAAAGAGAACCGGGAGTTGACGGCTGAAGAGCTGGCGATCATCAACGACTCACTGACGATCCTGGCCGAATCGCTGAACCGTGGGTTGGAATATGAGGAGCTGTTCGAGCGGGCCAGCACCGATGCGCTCACCGGTTTGTCGAACCGCCGTGTCTTTGAACGGCGCATCACCAGCATGATGGACAGTGCCAGGCGCTATGGAAACCCGCTCACCATGCTTTCCCTGGATCTTGATCATTTCAAAGATATCAATGACAACCTCGGACATCAAACTGGAGATGAGGTGCTCAAATCGGTGGCCGGAGTCCTTGCCGCCGCGGTGCGCTCCACCGACCTGCTGGTGCGGATGGGCGGTGACGAGTTCCTGCTGGTATTGGACAACACCAATGGGAAGCAGGCCCGTATCCTTGCCGAGCGGCTGGTGAAAAAAATTGACGATCTGGACGTGTGGGCCAATGACTCGATCAAGCTCGGCGTATCCATCGGCCTGGCCCAGATGGAACCGGGGGAGAGTCTACGGGTCTGGCTGGAGCGGACCGATGATATCCTCTATCACGCCAAGGCCGAAGGCCGGGCCAGGGTGGCGGTCGCCTGA
- the ltrA gene encoding group II intron reverse transcriptase/maturase yields MKADDLRQADTVKGLSGRNSERTLTGAEMSPSAGKQTKAELRQQGELMEAACERSNMLLAYQRVMENKGSAGVDGIGIAEFKDHLKRHWPTIRAKLLAGAYTPSPVRRVDIPKPQGGVRTLGIPTLTDRLIQQALHQVLSPLFEPDFSESNYGFRPGRNAHQAVKAARQYVAEGRRFVVDMDLEKFFDRVNHDLLMGRVMKKVNDRRVACLIRRYLECGILTNGVVLPRTEGTPQGGPLSPLLSNILLTDLDRELERRGHAFCRYADDCNIYVKSRRSGERVMGSITRFLGEVLQLTVNEGKSAVARPWERKFLGYSMTWHKQPKLRIAPASRQRLADRIREVLKGACGRNLKKTISELSPILRGWMAYFRLTEVKGVLEELDGWIRRKLRCILWRQWKRRFTRARNLMKAGLTKERAWRSVSNQRGPWWNSGASHMNHAFRKAYFDRLGLVSLLDTMRRLQCIQ; encoded by the coding sequence ATGAAGGCAGATGATCTGCGGCAAGCAGATACCGTCAAAGGGTTATCGGGGCGGAACTCCGAGAGGACTTTGACTGGTGCCGAGATGTCCCCGTCGGCCGGCAAGCAGACGAAAGCGGAGTTGAGGCAGCAGGGTGAGCTCATGGAAGCTGCGTGTGAACGCAGCAATATGCTGCTCGCCTATCAGCGGGTGATGGAGAACAAAGGCAGTGCTGGTGTAGACGGAATAGGCATAGCCGAGTTCAAGGATCACCTTAAACGACACTGGCCGACGATCAGGGCCAAACTGCTGGCTGGGGCCTACACGCCCTCGCCAGTGCGCCGAGTGGACATTCCGAAGCCGCAGGGCGGAGTGAGGACACTTGGTATTCCAACGCTGACGGATCGTTTGATCCAGCAAGCGTTGCATCAGGTATTGTCACCATTATTCGAGCCGGACTTTTCTGAGTCGAACTATGGTTTTCGGCCAGGGCGGAATGCCCATCAGGCTGTAAAGGCGGCCAGACAGTATGTAGCTGAAGGTCGCAGATTTGTGGTGGATATGGATCTGGAGAAGTTCTTTGACCGGGTCAACCACGATCTTCTGATGGGGCGAGTTATGAAGAAGGTGAATGACAGGCGCGTGGCGTGTCTGATTCGCCGGTATCTTGAGTGCGGGATACTGACAAACGGTGTGGTGTTGCCTCGAACTGAGGGGACGCCGCAGGGCGGCCCTTTGAGTCCGCTGCTCTCCAACATCCTGCTCACGGATCTCGACCGGGAACTTGAACGAAGAGGACATGCCTTCTGCCGTTATGCTGATGACTGTAATATCTATGTCAAAAGCCGACGGTCAGGTGAACGGGTAATGGGGTCGATAACCCGTTTTCTGGGTGAAGTGCTGCAACTGACGGTCAATGAAGGCAAAAGCGCGGTGGCGCGTCCGTGGGAGCGGAAGTTTCTTGGCTACAGCATGACGTGGCACAAGCAACCCAAACTGCGGATCGCCCCTGCGAGTCGCCAACGACTGGCAGACAGAATCCGGGAAGTGCTGAAAGGCGCTTGCGGTCGTAACCTGAAGAAGACAATCAGTGAACTTTCGCCAATCCTTCGCGGCTGGATGGCCTATTTCAGGCTCACCGAAGTAAAAGGAGTGTTGGAAGAGCTTGACGGTTGGATCAGGCGTAAACTGCGCTGCATTCTTTGGCGCCAATGGAAACGTCGCTTCACGCGCGCACGCAATCTGATGAAGGCAGGGCTGACGAAGGAACGCGCCTGGCGCTCAGTGAGCAACCAGCGTGGTCCATGGTGGAACAGTGGTGCAAGCCACATGAACCACGCGTTTCGGAAAGCCTATTTTGATCGATTAGGGTTAGTGTCTTTGCTTGATACAATGCGAAGACTCCAGTGTATTCAATGA
- the nrfD gene encoding NrfD/PsrC family molybdoenzyme membrane anchor subunit, which translates to MNNLLAGVIPQEGGLESTSSWKYTASLFLLGLLSVAGVAYGIHSIAVGHEHTFGVTREVPWGLLIAAYVFFVVTSTGLCIVSSIGHVFGFKNFTPIAKRAVFLSIATIVAGFLVIAFEIENSWRMPVGNVIGANPTSNIWWMGTLYGAYLFFMMVEFVMLQKEQHKTATMFGLAGLLTGVVAHSNLGAVFGLLNGREFWHGPYMPIYFIISAAMSGCVAIVFFTYMAYRFNNWEMSDDMKKSLQSVAKLGALMMAVILFFTSWKMIAGVTGNPPGKYAAMMTLVNGPYALNFWMGEILLGMVLPFALILAVRGGNMRVIFAASVAGMIGIFFMRYDLVIVGQLVPHYHGMGLVDYPELFTYAPKLHEWMVTIGGIAFCLLLFLVGERLFRGHLSEAH; encoded by the coding sequence ATGAACAATTTACTGGCGGGTGTGATTCCTCAGGAAGGAGGATTGGAATCCACAAGTTCTTGGAAGTATACGGCTTCCCTCTTTCTTCTCGGTTTGCTCAGCGTGGCCGGGGTAGCCTACGGCATTCATTCAATTGCCGTCGGCCATGAGCATACCTTCGGGGTGACTCGTGAGGTTCCATGGGGATTGTTGATTGCGGCATACGTTTTTTTCGTGGTCACCTCGACGGGGCTGTGCATTGTTTCTTCGATCGGTCATGTGTTCGGTTTCAAGAATTTCACGCCAATTGCCAAGCGAGCGGTATTTTTGTCGATTGCCACGATCGTTGCCGGCTTTTTGGTTATTGCCTTTGAAATCGAAAACTCCTGGCGCATGCCGGTGGGTAACGTGATCGGTGCCAACCCCACCTCCAACATCTGGTGGATGGGGACGCTTTATGGGGCGTATCTCTTTTTTATGATGGTCGAGTTCGTCATGCTCCAGAAAGAGCAGCACAAAACGGCAACCATGTTCGGATTGGCCGGTTTGCTCACCGGTGTCGTGGCCCATTCCAATCTCGGCGCCGTGTTCGGACTGCTCAACGGGCGAGAATTCTGGCACGGCCCCTATATGCCGATCTACTTTATTATCTCGGCTGCCATGTCCGGTTGTGTGGCGATCGTCTTTTTCACCTACATGGCCTATCGCTTCAATAACTGGGAGATGAGCGACGACATGAAGAAGTCGCTGCAGAGCGTGGCAAAATTGGGCGCTTTGATGATGGCCGTCATCCTCTTCTTTACCTCATGGAAGATGATCGCCGGCGTTACCGGGAACCCTCCCGGTAAATATGCCGCCATGATGACGCTGGTGAACGGCCCGTATGCCCTCAATTTCTGGATGGGAGAAATCCTGCTCGGTATGGTCCTGCCTTTCGCCCTCATTCTGGCGGTACGGGGTGGAAATATGCGCGTGATTTTTGCCGCCTCGGTAGCCGGCATGATCGGCATCTTTTTCATGCGCTACGACTTGGTTATCGTCGGTCAACTGGTGCCGCACTATCATGGCATGGGACTGGTAGATTACCCGGAATTGTTCACCTATGCACCGAAGCTGCACGAGTGGATGGTGACCATCGGCGGTATAGCCTTCTGTCTGCTGCTGTTTCTGGTGGGCGAGCGGCTTTTCCGGGGACATCTCAGTGAGGCTCATTGA
- a CDS encoding MerR family transcriptional regulator, with the protein MSRCPVSTREPVSPVNPGGSMKSRKKVEVQPIKAETPVYSIGVAAQILNVHPRTLRIYEDEGLIKPIRKGSRRYFSQNDITWIGCIRSMIHEEGISIPGIRKLLRYAPCWEIANCSREVCESCTASVDVAVPRSLRLAGDPEGERRAKQRDIELRARKNEGQDVDSKRSSR; encoded by the coding sequence ATGAGCCGCTGTCCCGTCTCCACCAGGGAGCCGGTTAGTCCCGTCAATCCGGGAGGATCGATGAAAAGCAGGAAGAAAGTGGAAGTACAACCAATAAAGGCTGAGACTCCGGTGTATTCGATTGGTGTTGCCGCGCAAATTCTCAACGTTCATCCACGAACGCTGCGGATTTATGAGGATGAAGGCTTGATCAAGCCGATCCGGAAGGGGAGTAGGCGATATTTTTCCCAGAACGATATCACCTGGATCGGCTGCATCAGGTCGATGATCCACGAGGAAGGGATATCCATTCCCGGTATCCGGAAGCTGCTCCGTTACGCACCGTGCTGGGAGATAGCCAATTGCTCCCGCGAGGTGTGTGAGTCCTGTACGGCCAGTGTCGATGTCGCCGTGCCCCGATCGCTGCGCCTGGCCGGTGATCCGGAGGGCGAACGGCGGGCCAAACAGCGGGATATCGAACTGCGCGCCCGGAAAAACGAGGGGCAAGACGTCGATAGCAAGCGATCTTCGCGCTGA
- the ilvN gene encoding acetolactate synthase small subunit codes for MEEQSYVLTMLVANKPGVTSRVTGLFSGRGYNMESICGAPTHDPGISRITIKTKATPDQYIDIQKQINRLIDVIKLRDMTMEDKAIKREMALISVEITPENRTELLQIVDIFHAKIVNAGIDSYIVEVTGTEDKINAMIQLLKPLGIKKLTRSGILALYRELDESHRSVTSDHHSHRGA; via the coding sequence ATGGAAGAACAATCGTATGTATTGACGATGCTGGTGGCCAACAAACCGGGTGTCACCTCCAGGGTGACGGGGCTGTTTTCCGGGCGCGGATATAATATGGAGAGCATCTGCGGGGCCCCGACCCACGATCCGGGAATTTCCCGCATTACCATCAAGACCAAGGCAACGCCCGATCAATACATCGATATCCAGAAACAGATTAACCGATTGATCGATGTGATCAAATTGCGGGACATGACCATGGAAGACAAGGCCATCAAACGCGAGATGGCTCTGATCAGTGTGGAAATCACCCCCGAGAACCGGACCGAGTTGCTCCAGATCGTCGATATTTTTCACGCCAAGATCGTCAATGCCGGAATTGATTCGTACATCGTCGAGGTAACCGGTACCGAGGACAAGATCAATGCCATGATCCAATTGCTCAAGCCGTTGGGCATAAAAAAATTGACCAGGTCTGGTATCCTGGCCTTGTACCGTGAACTTGACGAGTCGCATCGTTCGGTCACTTCTGATCACCATTCTCACCGTGGGGCCTGA